A segment of the Candidatus Cloacimonadota bacterium genome:
TTGCCAAGGCTAATAAAAATAAAGAAAAAGAATGCAGAACTTTATGGAAAGAAGCGCACGAACTAACTTTAATTCTTTCAAAGATTGCCAGAAGTTGCAAAAGATAGATTTTGAAAAATTCTGTCATTAAAAATTGTTTAAAAATTGGAAAAATTTAAAATTAAAAATTAATCAGGAAGGGAGGTGTTAATATGAAAAAATTAAAGAATCTGAAAGGTTTTACATTGATTGAATTGCTGATCGTGATCGCCATTATCGGAATTCTGGCTTCTATCGTGTTGGTGAGTTTGAACAGCGCGAGAAATAAAGCCACGGTTGCCGCTTACAAGTCAACAATTACTAGCTTAGTTCCTGCTGTGACAATGTGTTGCGATGTTTCTACAAATCATCTTTTGGATGTGGAGAGTGAGGATCTTTGTAATCCGGATTTAGCCGATGTTGATTTGCCGACTTCCGATGCTTTAAAAGCTACTAGTGTGAGTTATGATGTTATCAATGACTGTGATGAGACTAATCCGGCAATTAGTGTAACTCCCACAGGACTTCCTATTGATGCTTGCAATGATACTGTTCATGTTACAATGACAGGAATTGTGAATGATAATGATGGTGATACCGTATTTGGTGAAGCAGATGAATCAGGATTTCCTACCGGATGCTAGTATTACTTAATGCATTGAAGATTTTTTTGCTTGCTGTTTTATTTGATTTTTACGAGAAGCGGCAAGCAAGCAAAGTTTTTAATTTTACATACGATGAATTTAAAAAATAAACACCTGTTGTTATTGATTGTCAGTTTAATTTTGCTCGCGGCGACATTATGCGTTCCCGCGCCGGCGCGCGATTCGGAACAAATGAAAGAAATTAGATTTGGTTATCCGTTAGCTTTTGTTTCCCAGAATTTTATTGATTATGACACATTTTCTTTTTTTCCTCGTTATCTAAAGTTTGAGCCTTTTAACAGGTCCGTTGAAAAAGTTTATTGGCTGAATCTGCTTGTTTCATTTTTAAGTATTTTTGCTATTATTGAATTAACCATTTTTATTCTTGAATTTGCAAGCTTTGGGATAAGAAAAAGAATTTACCATAAGCTTAGCAATAAAAAAATAAAAATAAAAATAAAAAAGAGCATGAAAAATAAAGGATTTACGCTCATTGAAGTTTTAATTACCATTGCTATTATTGGTATTTTAGCTTCAGTAACGCTGGTAAGTTTGAACAGGTCAAGAGTGAAAGCAAATACAGCTGTGCTGAAATCCGCGGTTTCAAGCTTACGGCCGGCATTGTCAGTTTGTTGCAGTAAAACAGCTAATACTACCAATGCCGCTGTTAATCCCGCGGCTAACGCTGAAATTTGCAGTACTGCCATAGGATCGTCTTTTCCTGTCGCCGCCGATTTAAAAGCGACCGGCGTAACCTATACTTCCGCTGACTGCGATGGAGCTTCACCTCAGCCTTTCATTGATGTTATGGTAACGGGGCATTCTAATACTAATTGCAACGGGCCGGCTGTTATTAGAGTAACTGAAAACGCGATCATATTTCCCGCCGGC
Coding sequences within it:
- a CDS encoding type II secretion system protein — translated: MKKSMKNKGFTLIEVLITIAIIGILASVTLVSLNRSRVKANTAVLKSAVSSLRPALSVCCSKTANTTNAAVNPAANAEICSTAIGSSFPVAADLKATGVTYTSADCDGASPQPFIDVMVTGHSNTNCNGPAVIRVTENAIIFPAGC
- a CDS encoding type II secretion system protein, with product MKKLKNLKGFTLIELLIVIAIIGILASIVLVSLNSARNKATVAAYKSTITSLVPAVTMCCDVSTNHLLDVESEDLCNPDLADVDLPTSDALKATSVSYDVINDCDETNPAISVTPTGLPIDACNDTVHVTMTGIVNDNDGDTVFGEADESGFPTGC